Proteins encoded in a region of the Panicum hallii strain FIL2 chromosome 3, PHallii_v3.1, whole genome shotgun sequence genome:
- the LOC112887053 gene encoding LOW QUALITY PROTEIN: pentatricopeptide repeat-containing protein At2g30780-like (The sequence of the model RefSeq protein was modified relative to this genomic sequence to represent the inferred CDS: deleted 1 base in 1 codon), which translates to MSRRPARSLLSLLRRRGLHDSTTHRSFASVSVPPDGIPSTSSPWPPYSPPPTPPPPDPAGTRWSASWSPASPPLPPCTAAQLRAAVSSIAASLLALPEPDPNPAPDLQAHSFPTLLAVSPLASLELLSLLRPRPRLGLAVFSFRRELSPAPTLDEFALAISLASRARDPAAAAALFADAATAHSPDQALYNALMAAYMHGGLLDSCLEAFHALERDPRCGPNVDSYNILISLFGRSLLVDHMEATLRSLDASGHPRTIGTYNAIIAGYLTAWMWDKMEAVFQEMLSGHIIPDTTTHLLMLRGYAHAGMIYKMEQAYERAYKHAGKVDNVHIRAMLGAYCKFDHVDRIQKIEELLQRLGPDDYRPWLYVLLIRVYAKEGLVEGMELRIAEALERNVIVTTVQVMRSIISSYFQCDAVDKLARFVRQAERLGGSCVGVCTTAKW; encoded by the exons atgTCCCGCCGCCCCGCTCGCTCCCTTCTttccctgctccgccgccgcggcctccacGACTCCACAACCCACCGGTCCTTCGCCTCCGTCTCCGTCCCACCCGACGGGATCCCCTCCACCTCCTCCCCGTGGCCGCCGTACTCTCCACCTCctactccgccgccgcccgatccCGCCGGGACGCGGTGGTCCGCGTCTTGGTCCCCCGCTTCACCGCCGCTCCCGCCCTGCACGGCCGCTCAGCTCCGCGCTGCCGTCTCCTCGATCGCCGCTTCCCTCCTCGCACTCCCGGAGCCCGATCCAAACCCGGCGCCCGACCTCCAAGCCCACTCCTTCCCGACCCTCCTCGCCGTCTCGCCGCTCGCCTCGCTTGAGCTTCTCTCGCTGCTCCGGCCCAGGCCGcggctcggcctcgccgtgttCTCATTTCGCCGCGAGCTCTCCCCGGCCCCCACACTCGACGAGTTCGCCCTCGCTATCTCGCTCGCGAGCCGCGCCAGGGACCCCGCCGCGGCTGCTGCGCTCTTTGCCgacgccgccaccgcccacTCCCCCGATCAGGCGCTCTACAACGCCCTCATGGCGGCGTACATGCACGGCGGCCTCCTGGACAGCTGCCTCGAGGCCTTCCATGCGCTGGAACGCGACCCGCGGTGCGGGCCTAATGTGGACTCGTACAACATCCTCATCTCCCTCTTCGGTCGCTCCCTCCTCGTTGACCACATGGAGGCCACGCTCAGGTCGCTGGATGCTTCTGGGCATCCCCGCACGATTGGTACGTATAATGCAATCATCGCCGGATACCTCACTGCGTGGATGTGGGACAAAATGGAAGCAGTGTTCCAGGAAATGTTGTCGGGTCATATTATTCCAGATACTACTACACATCTGTTGATGCTGAGAGGATATGCGCATGCTGGGATGATATACAAAATGGAGCAAGCTTATGAGCGTGCTTACAAGCATGCTGGAAAGGTTGACAATGTGCATATACGCGCAATGCTTGGCGCATACTGCAAGTTTGACCATGTAGATAGGATTCAGAAGATTGAGGAGTTGTTGCAGAGGTTAGGTCCTGATGACTACAGGCCATGGCTATATGTGTTGTTAATTAGGGTGTATGCTAAGGAGGGATTGGTTGAAGGGATGGAGCTGCGGATCGCTGAAGCACTGGAACGCAATGTCATTGTCACCACAGTACAGGTGATGCGGTCCATCATATCAAGCTATTTTCAGTGCGATGCGGTCGACAAACTCGCACGTTTTGTCCGGCAGGCTGAG AGGCTGGGTGGAAGCTGTGTCGGAGTTTGTACCACTGCAAAATGGTGA